NNNNNNNNNNNNNNNNNNNNNNNNNNNNNNNNNNNNNNNNNNNNNNNNNNNNNNNNNNNNNNNNNNNNNNNNNNNNNNNNNNNNNNNNNNNttataaaaatatttatcacaaaataaagttaaaataataatttaaatataaaatactaaaacaaataaatttaaattaaagttaatattAAAACTTTTAGATTTTGTTTTACTCGTCTATTATGTGtaagtatttatatttaaaaaataataattaataattcatCATCAACTTCTAATTCAATAATATTGTACGTACTAgatttgctatttttttttaagagtgATCTCATCCCCAATTTCAACAAGATAtccaatattatttaaaatttattaaaataaaaaatatttattgtcaataaattagttaaaaaaattcagCCAAAATTATTAATGagttaaataaatttatcattaaatattttttttaaataataaacttaCCAGCTAAATAGGTGTAATTGAATTCAGGAGCATTGAGAGTATCAAAACTCACAAAGCTAAATCTATATCGTGGGATACTTGACGATTCCGAAAGTCTCCGCACATCAATACATTGATTTAAACTCACAGAACTATTCATTTTCTTAGCAAATTCATGAATCGAGATACAAAAGTCTTCTTAATCGAGGTGTGTATATTTTCTCCCTAGAATTGACCCacaaaaatcaaagaacaaataaaaatgataaataaacacatttaaaataacaataatacaaatttaacattaattaaaaaaatgacaaaaaattcACATCTTCATCGAGACAAACCATCTCAATAGAGTATAGCAATAGAGAATTTTTTTTAGCTCGGTCGTGTTCAACTATTCATAATCTTATCACTCGTATATATACACACAAATTCTTAAACGTAGTTCAATAATTTTGTGAATACCAACttccatttaaaaaaatagaaaaattttaaataagacaAATATAAAGGAAGTAATTGATTGTACTAAACAATTGAGACACAAGATGACAATAGAGAACATGAATACGTATACACAAATTATCAACTTTAGGATTAATCTCAACAATTTTGTGAACACAAATCATCATtgaaaaaagatagaaaaaatttaaaagaagtaATTAATTGTACTAAGCAAGAGAAGTATAATACTATACATATCTAATTCGTATTTTTATAATTGGCACAtagctaaaattttttaaaacctaATTGACATTGATTTgagtttaaaatataaatcctaacaactaactaaaaaatgatataatgtaaacaaaattattatttttacacaaaaactaattgaataattattaattattattattattacgtGAAAACTAATACGCACTTAGTTATAAATCCTAAGTGATAAAACTAATTTGCATTTAGTCCAAAAGAtgataaaagtatatttttaattattatttaaatagaattattattgttattaaaaaattaaaaaaatagtgaacAACCTAAACaaagaataatttataatttttaaaaattgctaGTGANNNNNNNNNNNNNNNNNNNNNNNNNNNNNNNNNNNNNNNNNNTGATAAGCTAAACAAATAATTAGttcaacaatattaaaaactaaatactTAACGAcctaaaaaaatgtatttaaaaatttataaataaaattttaaaaatatttaataatgacatttaaataaataaattttcaaattcaatgtaTGAACATCACACCAGTATAAGAGTTCTCAATTTCTATTACTATTAaagatatttattaaaaaatttaaaacgttTGCTATGCCTTTATACTAAAGGCATATTTTAACTAAATCCATTAAAATTAGTGTCTTGCTAAAATTAATTCCACTTTAACTGAGTTTAGaatatattttgttgttttggtagtctaaaatattctaaactataatactaataatagtTTAGAATATTAATTCTTGAATAGTGGTGGGAGTCAAGTAATAAATGAAGccctaatttatttattttgtcataCACACAGAGTTATTGCTGGGCACTGGATTTAGTGTGACTCTTTGGACAAATATATTTGTCATTCTTACGCATAATGaagctctctttttttttttaattttttatttttggatagaAGAATAGAACACATAATAAAGCTCTAATTTATGTGCATGGGGACTGGGAGAGAATGGTgaacccttttttttattttggaactATGTAGTACAAGAGAAGAGCTAAGAGCATCCCTTTCCCTTTAGTCACCAAAAACCGAAGAGTATCCCTTTCTCATGGGCTCATGGCCTTCCTTCCCTACAATCGAAGATGATGTAATGAAGGGTCAAGGGAGTGGTGGGCCATCCATGTGAGTATTGGGCCCATTATACCCAATGTCCTCTATAACCGTTCAAAGAGGCCACGTGCGGTAACTCACACTTCGGGCCCAATCCAACATGTACGTTATTGTTGTGTTTGTTAATTGTTATATTCGTTTGTTTCACACCCCTTAGCCCTCTCTGTGTTTCTTTCCCAGTTCCCAATTCCCACTTAGATTGTGATTGTTGATTAAAAAATAGGGCTAACATTTTTAAGCACCTTCATCTTCACCTTCTCATATGCGGATACATAATGGGTTCTTAAATATTGTATAAATTATGACTCAAGTTCAACTCTTTTTGCATATTATTAATAACATCACTTGTTCGATGCTAAAGAATAAAGATATAGCTAATAGCTAAATATTATAACAACCCCATCAAATCCTCTTTAATCAGACAACAGAGAGGAAAAAACACCTAAATTATGATGCTTAATTAGGCTCCAAAGTAAGCATATAATCACTTCGTAAACTAGAATGGGACAACATCATGTGTAATTTGAAACCGTGACAGCAATAGTGATCAACATGGacatcttatatatatatatatatattaaattacgAAAAAGCATGGATTCGTAGTAACTAATGGAGTAATGGTCCCATTTACCATATTAAGGAGTTCAACACCACATGATCACATATATGTCTAATGGACCATATTTGAAAGAACATACCTGAATTAAACTCTCTTGTACCTAATTGTTGTGCTACTTTAGGGATCGGAATAGGCTAAGAAAGGACGATGTATATCACCAGGTTCGTTACATGTAGCTGCGTTTTTTGCCTTTTTTGGTGGGTTATTGCTATGATTGGGTTGCCGTTAAAACTCGAAATGCACAgtgattattcatttttttcttccagATGCATTATTTTTTGTCGATCGAATGGTGCGTGTTGATGGCCTTATTATGGTAATAACAAAAATACAGGAATAATATGCTTCATGATATATTGTGAATAATTTTGTtagtaattaatattattttagataaCTATTCATAGTTAAAATAATATTGGATAAAacatattatttgtttttaaaatttatcaaaaattttaaaaatatttttaagtattattttatttttattttatctcaaaatttactatttgtatcaaatatacttCTAGCAgttaaattttcaataattttaagaTCAATCTAGCAATAATACTTGATAATTATGAaccaaaattttgtgtctcgcTTGCTTGTATTGAAAGTTGTTTTTGTGAAGTCATTGCTGAATTAGAAagttcttaaaaaattaattgccATGAGTATATTTGATGtagacaaaaaattttaaaataattaaaacaaaataaaacttagaatatttttaaaatttttaacaaattttaaaaacaacaaatatattttattcatttaaaaattaataattaaaacattGATCCATATTATATCaaatagtaaaattatttaattatttttaattattatttttacataaatactaagattcttaaaatttaaaaatttaatttaattcaattgaagttaaattaattataagaaaataatatatttatgtataaaatatattttttcaatttttttaatattttactgTTTTAAACTGGTTAAATAATGCTAAAAAATCACACCAATTTGACCCACTAATCGGTTCTTTAACCAATTTGTtaacaactaaattttttttttgtgttaaacCGACCGGTTCCATTCGATTCTTAGAACCATAATAAATACTACCCCAACAATTATTGTCTTGTTCACAACTATTTTAACTAGAATTTATGGGAAGGTGATGGGGTGGCACATTAACATGGGGGAGGAGGATGTCATTATGTGGAAGTATTGACAGTTGTATTCTGAAGCTAAGGTTGCATGCGTGCCAGCCCCTTATAAGGAAAACAGCCCACACAGGCGTGGGGTACCTCCAACCCTCATTTGTCTCTTCCTCTTCCATCAAACTTAAACCAAATTCACCGGTCTCTTCCTTAAAATGTGCCATGTTTccaattaaagtattaaactaTTCTTTgcacttatttttcatttgataaatgtaaatttcatttaaaaataaaattgctctatctaataaattaaaattatattccaATTCAACATTCAAAGTATAGTTATGTAAAcgtttctatttatttatttattttttctcttaggTCTCATAGTCACATGCAAGCCACTGTAGGAGGAATGGGGGCGTTCAAGGGTTCGGTGCCCCCTATGGCCCTTGATATTGCGGGGCCACCTACCCACATGATTCATTAGCCTCTTTCAAAGTTTCTCTATTCTTGGTCCTAACTTTTAAATGTGGGGTTCTTATTTCTCTCTCCCAAATATCCAAAATTGTCATACCATCCTTGCCATTTCACCTTGATTACTCTATGTTGTGTATGAATCCATACCATTTGCaacaaaaactaattaaaaaggaaaaaaatacgTTATCAAGAGAGAGTCTGCCAACTATTACCAACACGTGATAAATTAAGATTAAACCATGATTAACTTAGATGTAGCTTTATTTAGTAGATGGACTTTATGTCCAGCCCAACTCAAGTTGGCAGATTTTGGCAAATAAAAAGTTGGTAACGTAGCACTACTTAAAAATATGCAAATTACCGTTAGAATCCTCTGACTACACTGAATACAGTTAATGGCTCTTTTATTTGTAACTCATCTTACTGGCCAGTCTAAGcaagattttattattaactaGAACAGTTACTGGCCAGTCTAACTCATCTTACGGTAACATATGCGTATGAAGCACTGAATTATCCTTTTTCTAGTTAGAATTTTGCTATCTTGTGTAATAACACCatacattaaaattataaattaaaaaaattattattaaaaatataaaaaatttatacttttaatatatttgttttttatttattaaaaaaatttaaaattttttactgttGATAATCTTATTATGTATTCTTAAAACACGTTAAATAAACCTTATTGTGTGATGTGCCACACAAGGTTAATTTGGATAAAACAAATATCCTGAAAaataatgttttaaaattactatttaaaataaataatataaaaaatttaattaataacctTGAAAGGGTTCTTTTTTAAAAACACGTATTAGCTAAATATTTAATTCAGATGAAATATAAACTAGTCATCCGTACGCCACTGCGTCTCTGATCTTGATTGATCACTGCCTGACTGCTACCATTTTtcctttttagttttcaaagaAAAGGATATCAAAGCTTAGCCCCAAATCCGTGTGGTGTATAATATGCTTATAGGCAGCGAGTCAGTGACCATGGAtgtggattattatatatttatttacttttctaaaaGCTTGATGCATGCATTATTGCATTTTCAGAACCATGGTAAATTGTACTCCTTCAACATGAGACAGTGGAAGGCCTAAAGATCTGACCAGGTTCAGGACTCAAATCCTCCTCCCCCTCCCCAAATTAACCACATTCATAGTTTTATTTggaattctaaattattttagtaCATGAATTTTTAATCTCATGCATACAACTCAAGTGAAGTCTCTGATTACTAACAAAAGTTCAGTGACTTATCCAAATCACAATTTGGTGTCAGTGTGTCACATATGCTATACAGCACAATTAATCAAAATCTATACAATATTTCCATGGGGTTGAGAGGTTCAATTCAAGCACATTtacaattattatattttgataaacaaaAGATTAGATTGTGTTTCAAGCACATTTTGTGTGAGACGCTAGCTGGAAGGCGAAGGTGTCACTCAAGACACAAGAGAAGTAAGAACGAAACAAACTACTTCTCTTTGATAAGGTTTTCAGTTTATTGTTTGTTGAGAATAACAATAATTTTGGAAGAATGCAATTCAAGAATTCAACGACTTGTAGAAATCTTAATAAaagcttttaaaaaaaaagcattAGCAACCCTATGAAAATTTCAAGCAGTAATGGAATTAGCCGAGacgataaaaataaaaagaagaagaaaaatagaaaagcaaagtgGCGATGATGGAAAGTAGAAGATCGAAAAAAGCGCATCATATACACTGAAAATTACACGACTCTGAAACCCATGCATTCTGAGTAAATGctctaaaatcttaaattttacttatgagataaattatttatgaaaaaaataaaaataccagtataatttattatttttattaatattttagttaatttaattttttagattaataatttaataaaatatttttaaatattattaaatattatttttaattttattgaatcaaattaattttcaacaTTCTTTCCGTCACGACGCCGAAAAATTAcgtgggtttttttttttgttacattttACGTACACTTACCGTCCAAATCAAGCATGAGTCAAACTacttaaatacaaaaaataaatttaaaaccaatttaattcaatagaAATTTGACGACTAATTTAACTCATACATAAAATTTGTGGATCAATTCACATATTTACTCATAATAAGGAAAACAAACAAGTGAAAAAATACCACCTGGTGCGAATTGTATAGCCTAAGGCTAAAAAACAGCGGGAGTCAACGTGTTTTTTTCACGGCCGAGTCAAGCCGAGGCGAGGGAGCCGCCGCCGGTGAGTAACTCCGTGAGTGCCGTCATGGCTCTCACCTGCATCTCCAACGCCGAGATGTAGTCTGTGGCTTCTTCTAGAAGGTTCGGGAACGTGAGCTTCCGGCAGCCGGGGACTAACCGGCCGAGAACGCGCGCTTTCTTCTGCACCACTGGTAATCTCCGGCGAGTCTCCGGCGACTTCTTCGGCAATCCGGTGGAGGCCTTGTGAACCTTCTTGTGCATCCGCCGGAGCTTCCACCGGTTGAGTGGACTAGCAAGGATAGCGCGGCTCCAACGAGTCCGGCCTTTTGCAGTGGCAGCGAGGACTCGGTCGGCGGTCTCGCGAACCTCTCGACCGGCACTAGACTTTGCCGGCAGAGACGGAGGGTTCCGATGGATGACGTAGCGGAGAGCTTCTGCGAGCTTGGAAGAGTAGATCCGCTGTTGCGTCTCGGATCTCCATGGAACGAGGCTGAGGGAATTGCTGTGTCCAATTTTCCGGCGCTTCTTGGGATTGGATCGTTGCATCGTTTCCGAATTCGTAGAATCAACGTTTGGTTGCAGAGATGACATCTGTATCTGTGATTGAATTGGTGGAATGAAATAATAGAGATTCTTTGTGAGACTGATCGGAAATTTTTGGAATTGGAACTCGAAGGATGAGCGAAGGAAGATATTGATGAGTgtatgagagagaaagagagagagagagagaagaattcACGAGGAACCACGCGTCGTTGCTTTACTCACATTTATCTATAGGGAATACTCGCGATGACATTTTCATATGTCATTTGTACCGATATCGAGTTAACAGTTAAGTTAGATATATTCggttaaatatatcaaattatttaataattttagagtAAAGCTAGCGAACCAAAAGCATATCAGCCAAAACCTAGTCAAATACctttggatgaattcaaaatttttacgagttaatatatatggatgtttcttctactaagtattagaatgtttctttttcatattaaatggatgttcttttatatatttttcgaatttgtgatTATTAGAAGTGGataaattaatgtgagaaaaaagaagaaggtttttataggttttaattaggtttacttaatcaatttaaaattttttaaattttaaaaatttaaaattaattaattattgatataaattaatatagttttgtttagtttttggctTATAAGCTTTTGGTtccctatacttttccataattttaatattttataatacaatTTTGAAAATCGAATCGAgtatgaaattattttaattattagtttattaatttatagGATCAATCAGTTCTACTGTagtagtcaccaaaa
This portion of the Arachis duranensis cultivar V14167 chromosome 6, aradu.V14167.gnm2.J7QH, whole genome shotgun sequence genome encodes:
- the LOC107491862 gene encoding transcription factor bHLH149, which produces MSSLQPNVDSTNSETMQRSNPKKRRKIGHSNSLSLVPWRSETQQRIYSSKLAEALRYVIHRNPPSLPAKSSAGREVRETADRVLAATAKGRTRWSRAILASPLNRWKLRRMHKKVHKASTGLPKKSPETRRRLPVVQKKARVLGRLVPGCRKLTFPNLLEEATDYISALEMQVRAMTALTELLTGGGSLASA